A genomic window from Tachyglossus aculeatus isolate mTacAcu1 chromosome 27, mTacAcu1.pri, whole genome shotgun sequence includes:
- the LPCAT3 gene encoding lysophospholipid acyltransferase 5, which yields MAAADWGAGGAGGARLGALAEALGASEQALRLIISIFLGYPLALFHRHFLFYKDCYLTHLFHVVSGISIAYFNFGTQLYHSLFCIGLQFLILRLMGRTVTAVLTTFCFQMAYLLAGYYYTATDQYDIKWTMPHCVLTLKLIGLAIDYYDGGKDQQTLSAEQREQALRGVPSLLEVAGFSYFYGAFLVGPQFSMNNYMKLARGEMTDEPGKKPNSVGPALRRLGLGLLYLVGYTLFGPYLTDDYLLTDDYASRPFWFRCAYMMVWGKFVLYKYVTCWLVSEGVCILSGLGYNGRDARGRPQWDACANMKVWLFETTPRFTGTIASFNTNTNSWVARYIFKRLKFLGNKTLSQGLALLFLALWHGLHSGYLVCFQLEFLIVIVERRAARLIRESPFLSALADVAILKPFFYVAQQTVHWIFMGYSMTAFCLFTWDKWFRVYKAVYFMGHVLFFGLLFLLPQLHKVMVPRKEKLKKAE from the exons ATGGCTGCGGCGGActggggggccggcggggccggaggggcccgCCTGGGGGCGCTGGCCGAGGCCCTGGGGGCGTCCGAGCAGGCGCTGCGGCTCATCATCTCCATCTTCCTGG gctATCCCTTGGCCTTGTTTCATCGCCACTTCCTCTTCTACAAGGATTGCTACCTCACCCACCTCTTCCACGTCGTCTCGGGCATCTCCATCGCCTACTTCAACTTCG GGACTCAGCTCTATCACTCGCTGTTCTGCATCGGGCTGCAGTTCCTCATCCTGCGCCTCATGGGCCGGACCGTCACCGCCGTCCTCACCACCTTCTGTTTCCAGATG GCCTACCTGCTGGCCGGCTACTACTACACAGCCACCGACCAGTACGACATCAAGTGGACGATGCCTCACTGCGTCCTGACGCTCAAGCTGATCG GTCTGGCCATCGACTACTACGACGGAGGGAAGGATCAG CAAACCCTGTCGGCGGAGCAGCGGGAACAAGCCCTCCGCGGAGTGCCCAGCCTCCTGGAGGTGGCCGGCTTCTCCTACTTCTACGGGGCCTTCCTGGTGGGGCCCCAGTTCTCCATGAACAACTACATGAAGCTGGCGCGCGGCGAGATGACCGACGAGCCCGGCAAGAAGCCCAACAG CGTGGGGCCGGCACTGCggcgcctgggcctgggcctcctctACCTGGTTGGCTACACGCTTTTCGGCCCCTACCTCACCGACGACTACCTGCTGACCGACGACTACGCT AGCCGTCCCTTCTGGTTCCGCTGCGCGTACATGATGGTCTGGGGCAAGTTCGTCCTCTACAAATATGTCACCTGCTGGCTGGTCTCG GAAGGAGTGTGCATCCTGAGCGGGCTGGGCTACAACGGGCGCGACGCCCGGGGCCGGCCCCAGTGGGACGCCTGCGCCAACATGAAGGTCTGGCTGTTCGAGACGACGCCCCGCTTCACGGGCACCATCGCCTCCTTCAACACCAACACCAACAGCTGGGTGGCACG GTACATCTTCAAGAGGCTCAAGTTCCTGGGCAACAAGACCCTGTCCCAGGGGTTGGCACTGCTTTTCCTAGCCCTGTGGCACGGCCTGCACTCGGGCTACCTGGTGTGCTTTCAGCTGGAGTTTCTCATAGTCATCGTGGAGCGACGG gCCGCCAGGCTGATCCGGGAGAGCCCCTTCCTCAGCGCCTTGGCCGACGTCGCCATCCTGAAGCCCTTCTTCTACGTTGCCCAGCAAACCGTGCACTGGATCTTCATGGGCTACTCCATGACGGCCTTCTGCCTCTTCACGTGGGACAAGTGGTTCCGG gtCTACAAAGCCGTGTACTTCATGGGCCACGTGCTGTTCTTCGGCCTGCTCTTCCTGCTTCCGCAACTGCACAAGGTGATGGTGCCGAGGAAAGAGAAGTTGAAAAAGGCGGAGTGA